The region CGCCTCGATGCCACGCCGCTTCAGGGCGTCGATCAGCGCGTCCCGGCGCCGCCCGTACGCCGCCGCCACGGCCGTGACGTCCACCGCGCCGTGCGCCCACAGGTGGACGACCGCCCGTTGCAGCAGATGGCTCACCCAGCCGGGCCCCAGCCGCTGCCGCCCGTGCACCCGGTCCATGGTGACGGGGTCCCCGGTGAGGACGGCGAGCCGCAGGTCGGGGCCGTAGGCCTTGGCGACGGAGCGTACGAAGGCCCAGTCGCGGGTCACCCCGGCCAGTGGGTGCAGCGGCAGGTCGACGATCCGATGCCCGTGGTCGTCCTCGACGAGCAGGACGTCCGGGTGCACCTTCAGCACGGAACGCAGGGCACGCGCGCGTGCGGCGCCCACCGCGGCGCCGGTCGGGTTCTGTGCCCGGTCCGTGACGATCAGCGCGCGGGCACCGGCCTCCAGGGCATGGCGTACGTCGTCGGGGACCGGGCCCTCGTCGTCGACGCGCACCGGGACCGTGCGCAGCCCGAGCGCCGGGGCGAGGTCGAACACGCTGCCCCAGCCGGGATCCTCGACGGCGACGGCGTCCCCGGGCTTGAGATGGGCCGCCAGCACGCGCTCGATGGCGTCGAGCGATCCGGAGGTGACGACGACGGGCCCGTCGGGGACGCCGTCCGCGTCGAGGTCGGCGCGCGCGAGCCGCTCCAGCTCTGCCTCGACGGCGGCCTCCCCGTACATCACGGGATCCCGGTCCGACCGTCCGGCCGCCGCCGCGAACGCCTCGGCGAGGGCGGGCAGCAGGGCCGGGTCGGGGTTGCCGTCGGCCACGTTCCGCACGCCCTCCGGCACCTCGACCCGGATGTAGTCGCGTCCCGTCGTGACGGGTTTCGAGCGGATCCGGCTGCCGCGCCGACCCGCGGTCTCGATCACCCCGCGTTCACGCAGGGTGCGATAGGCGGCGGCGACGGTGTTGGGATTCACCCCGAGCCGCTCCGCCAACTCCCGCATCGGCGGAAGCAGTTGCCCCGGTTCGAGGTCACCGCTGCCCACCGCACGCTCGACGCTCGCGGAAATGTCCGCTGCGCGACGCCCTTCGATCCGATACTCTTCTAGCACAAAGAAGATTATGCACTAGTGCAATGGAGAGCGCAATGTCGGAGACGAGCACTCAGCCCGGGACGACGCGGCCCGCCGCCTACACCCCGACCGATCGCACCGTCCCCACCCGTTCCAAGGAGCGCGCCGCGTACGACCACGAGCTGGTCCACGCGATACTCGACGAGGGGTACGTCTGTCACCTCGGCTTCGTCCGGGACGGCGCCCCGGTCGTGCTCCCCACCCTCTACGGACGGGTCGGCGAGCGCCTCTACGTCCACGGTTCGACGGGCTCGCGCCCGCTGCGGATGACCGGTCAGGCCGACCCCGGGCTGCCCGTCTGCCTGACCGTGACCCATGTCGACGGTCTGGTCCTGGCCCGCTCCGCCTTCCACCACTCGATGAACTACCGCTCCGTGGTGGTGCACGGCATCGCCCACCAGGTGACGGACCCGGACGAGAAGCGGGCGGCCCTGGACGCGCTGGTCGACCAGGTCGTCCCGGGCCGTTCGTACGACTCGCGCCCCGCCAACGCCAAGGAGCTCGCCGCCACCGCCGTGATCCGCCTCGACCTGAACGAGGTCTCGGCGAAGCTGCGCACCGGCGGCCCGAACGACGACGTGGAGGACCTCGCCCTCCCCCACTGGACCGGGGTCGTCCCCCTCACCAAGGGACACGGCACCCCGATCCCCGCCGACGACCTGGCCCCCGGCATCGAGCTCCCCGACTATCTCGCGACCCTGTGACGACGGGGCAGCCGAG is a window of Streptomyces sp. NBC_00271 DNA encoding:
- a CDS encoding aminotransferase class I/II-fold pyridoxal phosphate-dependent enzyme, coding for MLEEYRIEGRRAADISASVERAVGSGDLEPGQLLPPMRELAERLGVNPNTVAAAYRTLRERGVIETAGRRGSRIRSKPVTTGRDYIRVEVPEGVRNVADGNPDPALLPALAEAFAAAAGRSDRDPVMYGEAAVEAELERLARADLDADGVPDGPVVVTSGSLDAIERVLAAHLKPGDAVAVEDPGWGSVFDLAPALGLRTVPVRVDDEGPVPDDVRHALEAGARALIVTDRAQNPTGAAVGAARARALRSVLKVHPDVLLVEDDHGHRIVDLPLHPLAGVTRDWAFVRSVAKAYGPDLRLAVLTGDPVTMDRVHGRQRLGPGWVSHLLQRAVVHLWAHGAVDVTAVAAAYGRRRDALIDALKRRGIEAYGRSGMNVWIPVPDETGAVARLLHAGWAVAPGARFRMSAPPGIRITVSTLTPDDIEPLADAVASAVGPAPVRGYV
- a CDS encoding pyridoxamine 5'-phosphate oxidase family protein; the protein is MSETSTQPGTTRPAAYTPTDRTVPTRSKERAAYDHELVHAILDEGYVCHLGFVRDGAPVVLPTLYGRVGERLYVHGSTGSRPLRMTGQADPGLPVCLTVTHVDGLVLARSAFHHSMNYRSVVVHGIAHQVTDPDEKRAALDALVDQVVPGRSYDSRPANAKELAATAVIRLDLNEVSAKLRTGGPNDDVEDLALPHWTGVVPLTKGHGTPIPADDLAPGIELPDYLATL